Proteins encoded together in one Microcebus murinus isolate Inina chromosome 18, M.murinus_Inina_mat1.0, whole genome shotgun sequence window:
- the SSTR2 gene encoding somatostatin receptor type 2 has protein sequence MDVADELLNGSHAWLPPPLDFNGSVAAANSSNQTEPYYDLTSNAVLTFIYFVVCIIGLCGNTLVIYVIFRYAKMKTITNIYILNLAIADELFMLGLPFLAMQVALVHWPFGKAICRVVMTVDGINQFTSIFCLTVMSIDRYLAVVHPIKSAKWRRPRTAKMVNVAVWGVSLLVILPIMIYAGLRSNQWGRSSCTINWPGESGAWYTGFIIYAFILGFLVPLTIICLCYLFIIIKVKSSGIRVGSSKRKKSEKKVTRMVSIVVAVFIFCWLPFYIFNVSSVSVAINPTPALKGMFDFVVVLTYANSCANPILYAFLSDNFKKSFQNVLCLVKMSGTEDGERSDSKQDKSRLNETTETQRTLLNGDLQTSI, from the coding sequence ATGGATGTGGCAGATGAGCTACTCAATGGGAGCCACGCGTGGCTGCCCCCTCCACTGGACTTCAATGGCTCTGTGGCGGCAGCCAACAGTTCAAACCAGACAGAGCCGTACTATGACCTGACAAGCAATGCGGTCCTCACCTTCATATATTTTGTGGTCTGCATCATTGGGTTGTGTGGCAACACGCTTGTCATTTACGTCATCTTCCGCTACGCCAAGATGAAGACGATCACCAACATCTACATCCTCAACCTGGCCATTGCAGATGAGCTCTTTATGCTGGGTCTGCCCTTCTTGGCTATGCAGGTGGCTCTGGTCCACTGGCCCTTTGGCAAGGCCATCTGCCGGGTGGTCATGACTGTGGACGGCATCAATCAGTTCACCAGCATCTTCTGCTTGACGGTCATGAGCATCGACCGGTACCTGGCAGTGGTTCACCCCATCAAGTCAGCCAAGTGGAGGAGACCCCGGACAGCCAAGATGGTCAACGTGGCTGTGTGGGGGGTCTCTCTGCTAGTCATCTTGCCTATCATGATATATGCCGGGCTTCGGAGCAACCAGTGGGGGAGAAGCAGCTGCACCATCAACTGGCCAGGTGAATCTGGGGCATGGTACACAGGGTTCATCATCTACGCTTTTATCTTGGGGTTCCTGGTACCCCTCACCATCATTTGTCTTTGCTACCTGTTCATCATCATCAAGGTGAAGTCCTCTGGAATCCGAGTGGGTTCCTCCAAGAGGAAAAAGTCTGAGAAGAAGGTCACCCGAATGGTGTCCATTGTGGTGGCCGTCTTCATTTTCTGCTGGCTTCCCTTCTACATTTTCAACGTGTCCTCCGTCTCCGTGGCCATCAATCCTACCCCGGCCCTTAAAGGCATGTTTGACTTTGTGGTGGTCCTCACCTATGCTAACAGCTGTGCCAACCCTATCCTGTATGCCTTCTTGTCTGACAACTTCAAGAAGAGCTTCCAGAATGTCCTCTGCTTGGTCAAGATGAGTGGCACAGAGGATGGGGAACGGAGTGACAGTAAGCAGGACAAATCCCGGCTGAATGAGACCACGGAGACCCAGAGGACCCTCCTCAACGGAGACCTCCAAACTAGTATCTGA